A stretch of the Comamonas testosteroni TK102 genome encodes the following:
- a CDS encoding heavy metal sensor histidine kinase, translating to MTTDSTPSCAARIPNLSRRLSRSLALQTMLGLGLVCVAVYWGSWLALAQRQQESLEQKQVTVTHLLQQARANRSASSMQHMLSDFLTGHEDMSIRVSYTDGTLLFEKLHQPLDDVHSARRSFSVVLPAHVDQQEQQVVQVLLMLDRRPDDALLRQLAWILGLAAVSGALLVSMFSAWLVRRGLAPLHSLVEQTRQLGAKDLSRDWQTRLDDSNQPQELRPLIAQFNALLERLAVAYRQMEAFNADVAHELNTPLTTLISSCELALRKPRDAGELRDILASNLEDLQRMAGIVADMLFLSHADRGESAHRIQVASLASLADEVVEYHEAALQEADLQVRVQGDAQAQVDARLLRRALSNLLGNATRYATPGSCIEIQISMPQAGQVTLAVQNQGQAIAAEHLPRLFDRFYRSDAARSQADRNHGLGLSIVAAIARMHGGQAFAYSDRSVTSIGLSLPAGQDAQAPAPVSSGNRA from the coding sequence ATGACCACTGATTCCACTCCTTCCTGCGCAGCCCGGATCCCGAACCTGAGCCGGCGGCTGTCACGCTCGCTGGCCCTGCAGACCATGCTGGGCCTGGGTCTGGTCTGCGTGGCCGTGTACTGGGGCAGCTGGCTGGCCCTGGCACAGCGCCAGCAGGAAAGCCTGGAGCAAAAGCAGGTCACGGTCACCCATCTTCTGCAACAGGCGCGTGCCAATCGCTCCGCCTCCAGCATGCAGCACATGCTGTCCGACTTCCTCACAGGCCACGAGGATATGTCGATCCGCGTCAGCTATACCGACGGCACGCTGCTGTTCGAGAAACTGCACCAGCCCCTCGACGATGTTCACAGCGCCCGGCGCAGCTTCAGCGTCGTGCTGCCAGCCCATGTGGATCAGCAGGAGCAGCAGGTCGTGCAGGTACTGCTGATGCTGGACCGCCGCCCCGACGATGCCCTGCTGCGCCAGCTGGCCTGGATTCTGGGCCTGGCTGCCGTCAGCGGTGCGCTGCTGGTGTCGATGTTCAGCGCCTGGCTGGTGCGCCGCGGGCTGGCGCCTCTGCATTCGCTGGTGGAGCAGACCCGGCAACTGGGTGCCAAGGATCTGAGCCGTGACTGGCAGACCAGACTCGACGACAGCAACCAGCCCCAGGAGCTGCGTCCGCTGATTGCCCAGTTCAACGCGCTGCTGGAGCGGCTGGCCGTGGCCTACCGCCAGATGGAAGCCTTCAACGCCGATGTGGCCCATGAGCTCAACACCCCGCTGACCACGCTCATCAGCAGCTGCGAGCTGGCTCTGCGCAAGCCCCGCGATGCGGGCGAGCTGCGCGACATCCTGGCTTCCAATCTGGAGGATCTGCAGCGCATGGCCGGCATCGTGGCGGACATGCTGTTTCTCTCTCACGCCGATCGCGGCGAAAGCGCGCACCGCATCCAGGTGGCCAGCCTGGCCAGCCTCGCGGACGAAGTGGTGGAGTACCACGAGGCCGCGCTGCAGGAGGCCGATCTGCAGGTGCGGGTGCAGGGCGATGCGCAGGCTCAGGTCGATGCGCGATTGCTGCGCCGGGCACTGTCCAATCTGCTGGGCAATGCCACGCGCTATGCCACGCCGGGCAGCTGCATAGAGATTCAGATCAGCATGCCGCAGGCCGGCCAGGTCACGCTGGCGGTGCAGAACCAGGGCCAGGCCATTGCCGCAGAACATCTGCCCAGACTGTTTGACCGCTTCTACCGCTCGGACGCAGCCCGCAGCCAGGCCGATCGCAACCACGGCCTGGGCCTGTCCATCGTGGCCGCGATCGCGCGCATGCATGGCGGACAGGCGTTTGCGTACTCCGACCGCTCTGTCACCAGCATCGGGCTGAGCCTGCCTGCGGGCCAGGATGCACAAGCACCGGCGCCTGTTTCATCCGGCAACCGGGCGTAA
- a CDS encoding siderophore ABC transporter substrate-binding protein, with amino-acid sequence MQPLTSRRATTVALLMMAGAAWAQTPQALSSATLPARIQVQHARGVTELPQAPRRVVVYDLASLDTMQALKLPVTGVPRAHFPTYLASYADARYQVAGSLFEPDYEALSRIRPDLIVVAGRSAGKYETLSRIAPTLDLSTSGHDLLGDMQRNVTALASLWGKQVQGAQLMQQVRSDVDATRAAAAKAAPGLLVLAVNRNMSGQTPGSRFGLLHDVLGIKPALPADPAQARGIALKMEDIARIDPEWLFVIDRNAGTGSTKDKDGKPVVPSRELFDNDTIKNTRAGRKQQLVFVDPQLWYLLGSSGPQAMQANAQQIRAALER; translated from the coding sequence ATGCAACCACTAACCAGCCGTCGCGCCACCACCGTGGCCCTGCTGATGATGGCCGGCGCCGCCTGGGCGCAAACGCCGCAGGCCCTGTCGTCTGCGACCCTGCCCGCCCGAATCCAGGTCCAGCATGCCCGGGGCGTGACCGAGCTGCCCCAGGCTCCCCGGCGCGTGGTGGTGTACGACCTGGCTTCGCTGGACACCATGCAGGCGCTCAAGCTGCCGGTGACGGGCGTGCCCAGGGCCCATTTCCCCACCTATCTGGCCAGCTATGCCGATGCCCGTTACCAGGTGGCGGGCTCGCTGTTCGAGCCGGACTACGAGGCGCTGAGCCGCATCCGCCCCGATCTGATCGTGGTGGCCGGCCGCTCGGCCGGCAAATACGAAACGCTGAGCCGTATCGCGCCCACGCTGGACCTGAGCACCTCGGGTCATGACTTGCTGGGCGATATGCAGCGCAATGTGACCGCACTGGCCAGCCTGTGGGGCAAGCAGGTGCAGGGCGCGCAGCTCATGCAGCAGGTGCGCAGCGACGTGGACGCCACCCGCGCTGCCGCGGCCAAGGCCGCGCCAGGCCTGCTGGTGCTGGCCGTCAACCGGAATATGAGCGGACAGACGCCGGGTTCGCGCTTCGGTCTGCTGCATGACGTGCTGGGCATCAAGCCTGCCCTGCCCGCAGATCCGGCGCAGGCGCGCGGCATTGCGCTGAAGATGGAAGATATCGCCAGGATTGACCCCGAATGGCTGTTCGTGATCGACCGCAATGCGGGCACGGGCAGCACCAAGGACAAGGACGGCAAGCCGGTCGTGCCGTCGCGTGAGCTGTTCGACAACGACACCATCAAAAACACCCGTGCAGGCCGCAAGCAGCAACTGGTGTTTGTCGATCCGCAGCTTTGGTATTTGCTGGGCAGCAGCGGCCCCCAGGCCATGCAGGCCAATGCGCAGCAGATTCGCGCCGCGCTCGAACGCTAG
- a CDS encoding ligand-gated channel protein: MQIHAAAAAGFATACASSSSRPLITVRRSLRPMLGMALAAAGLLTHGLTAAQEKSLETVVVTASGFEQEIKDAPASISVITREELEKGSYNNLHDALRDVPGVNLVPSDNNSNDISLRGMGVNYTLILVDGKRTNTRETQANGSTGTDQSWVPPLEAIERIEVVRGPMSSLYGSDAMGGVINIITRKVAKEWMGSIRTEATLQERSSSGNIYQSNFYLSGPVQTDLLGLSIYGNYNKRGEDNILNGYNDYDNRALNVKLALTPNKDHDIIAELGTGKQHYTSTPGKTLAATAALSDRQFERDNFSLQHKGRWGWASSDTYLQQEKTRNLSRDMTIKNTVFNSSWVAPLGASHLMTTGVSYNEQDLTDTTTNTLPNASRTHINRSQWAVFAEDEWRLLKDFALTGGLRYDHDSQAGGQVSPRLYGVWNLAPQWTVKGGVSTGFRAPSLRQTVGDWGQSSRGGNIYGNPDLKPETSLTKEIGVLYDSGAGTTAGLTVFDNKFEDKITRVACPSCGPLNSSGRVPTTNINVDNAITRGLEASLGTQLSRALRLKTNYTFTKSEQKSGEFAGMPLNQLPRHLFNVSLDWSPTAQLNGWLKASYRGEESAPTGGASSGSFTQKSYTMLDLGGSYKLNKTVTLYAGIYNLMDKQVIYDGVNYDTVLDGRRYWLGMNVKF; the protein is encoded by the coding sequence ATGCAAATTCATGCAGCCGCTGCTGCAGGCTTCGCCACGGCCTGCGCCTCTTCATCTTCCCGTCCTCTGATCACCGTCCGCCGGTCGCTGCGCCCCATGCTGGGCATGGCGCTGGCGGCTGCCGGCCTGCTGACCCACGGGCTGACAGCGGCGCAGGAAAAATCGCTGGAGACGGTGGTGGTGACGGCCTCGGGCTTCGAGCAGGAGATCAAGGATGCGCCGGCATCGATTTCCGTCATCACGCGCGAAGAGCTGGAAAAAGGCAGCTACAACAATCTGCATGATGCGCTGCGCGATGTGCCCGGCGTGAATCTGGTGCCTTCGGACAACAATTCCAACGACATCAGCCTGCGCGGCATGGGCGTGAACTACACCCTGATCCTGGTGGACGGCAAGCGCACCAATACCCGCGAAACGCAGGCCAACGGCTCCACCGGCACCGACCAGAGCTGGGTGCCGCCGCTGGAGGCGATCGAGCGCATCGAGGTGGTGCGCGGCCCCATGTCCTCGCTCTACGGCTCGGACGCCATGGGCGGCGTGATCAACATCATCACGCGCAAGGTGGCCAAAGAGTGGATGGGCTCCATCCGCACCGAAGCCACGCTGCAGGAGCGCTCGTCCTCGGGCAATATCTACCAGAGCAATTTCTATCTGTCCGGCCCCGTACAGACCGATCTGCTGGGCCTGAGCATCTACGGCAACTACAACAAGCGCGGCGAGGACAACATCCTCAACGGCTACAACGACTACGACAACCGCGCGCTCAACGTCAAGCTGGCGCTGACGCCCAACAAGGACCACGACATCATTGCCGAGCTGGGCACGGGCAAGCAGCACTACACCTCGACGCCGGGCAAGACGCTGGCGGCCACGGCTGCACTCAGCGACCGCCAATTCGAGCGCGACAACTTCTCGCTGCAGCACAAGGGACGCTGGGGCTGGGCATCTTCGGACACCTATCTGCAGCAGGAGAAGACGCGCAATCTGTCGCGCGACATGACCATCAAGAACACGGTCTTCAACAGCAGCTGGGTGGCGCCGCTGGGGGCCAGCCATCTGATGACCACGGGCGTGAGCTACAACGAGCAGGACCTGACGGACACCACCACCAACACCTTGCCCAATGCCAGCCGCACCCACATCAACCGCAGCCAGTGGGCCGTGTTTGCCGAGGACGAATGGCGTCTGCTCAAGGACTTCGCACTGACCGGCGGCCTGCGCTACGACCATGACAGCCAGGCCGGCGGCCAGGTCAGCCCGCGCCTGTATGGCGTGTGGAATCTGGCCCCGCAGTGGACGGTCAAGGGCGGTGTCTCCACGGGCTTTCGTGCGCCGTCGCTGCGTCAGACCGTGGGTGACTGGGGTCAGAGCAGCCGTGGCGGCAATATCTACGGCAACCCCGACCTGAAGCCCGAAACCTCGCTGACCAAGGAAATCGGCGTGCTCTACGACAGCGGCGCCGGCACCACGGCAGGGCTGACGGTGTTCGACAACAAGTTCGAGGACAAGATCACCCGCGTGGCCTGCCCCAGCTGCGGCCCGCTCAACAGCTCGGGCCGCGTGCCCACCACGAACATCAATGTGGACAACGCCATCACGCGCGGCCTGGAGGCTTCGCTGGGCACCCAGCTGAGCCGGGCGCTGCGCCTGAAGACCAACTACACCTTCACCAAATCCGAGCAAAAGAGCGGCGAGTTTGCCGGCATGCCGCTGAACCAGCTGCCACGCCATCTGTTCAATGTCTCGCTGGACTGGAGCCCCACGGCCCAGCTCAACGGCTGGCTCAAGGCTTCCTACCGCGGCGAGGAAAGCGCCCCCACGGGCGGAGCGTCCTCGGGCAGCTTCACCCAGAAGAGCTACACCATGCTGGATTTGGGCGGCTCCTACAAGCTCAACAAGACTGTCACGCTGTACGCGGGCATCTACAACCTGATGGACAAGCAGGTCATCTATGACGGCGTCAATTACGACACCGTGCTTGATGGCCGCCGCTACTGGCTGGGCATGAACGTCAAGTTCTGA
- a CDS encoding DUF445 domain-containing protein: MLTEEQRLSLQRAKRLPLILLLLVTAGFIATALAGSRWGLEGQAVPLWLVCLRAICEAAMVGALADWFAVSALFRHIPLPLVGRHTAIIPRNKDRIGNNLATFVRDKFLDAPSLVALIERNNPAQALADWLTAPANSQLLGRQVARLALAALEMVQDKQVEKFLTQSLKAVMQHVDLSRAAASLLSGLTAGGRHQEVLDDVLARISRVLRQEQTHVMIAQTIVVWLKREHPIKEKMLPTDWLSDKGASVIASALDSLLQDVAQNPGHRLRQAFDNSIQRLIDGLQNDPVYAERVEKLRNYLLHDEKLAVYLRELWTGWRARLERDLADENSAMARRAAVMGRWLGQALAHDEALRSSMNERLKRWATTLAPDVSQFIARHIADTVQRWDAGQLATLIEAHIGKDLQYIRINGTLVGGAIGLLLFLISHAAALWRSMLAWLG; the protein is encoded by the coding sequence ATGCTCACCGAAGAACAACGCCTGTCCCTGCAGCGCGCCAAGCGGCTGCCGCTGATTTTGCTGCTGCTGGTGACGGCCGGCTTCATCGCCACGGCGCTGGCGGGCTCGCGCTGGGGACTGGAGGGCCAGGCCGTGCCGCTGTGGCTGGTGTGCCTGCGGGCCATCTGCGAGGCCGCCATGGTGGGGGCGCTGGCCGACTGGTTTGCGGTCTCGGCGCTGTTTCGCCACATTCCGCTGCCGCTGGTGGGGCGGCACACGGCCATCATCCCGCGCAACAAGGATCGCATAGGGAACAACCTGGCCACTTTCGTGCGCGACAAGTTTCTGGACGCGCCTTCGCTGGTGGCGCTGATCGAGCGCAACAATCCGGCCCAGGCGCTGGCCGACTGGCTGACGGCTCCCGCCAACAGCCAACTGCTGGGCAGGCAGGTGGCGCGGCTGGCACTGGCCGCGCTGGAGATGGTGCAGGACAAGCAGGTCGAGAAGTTTCTGACCCAGTCGCTCAAGGCCGTAATGCAGCATGTGGATCTGTCGCGTGCGGCGGCATCGCTGCTGTCGGGGCTGACGGCGGGCGGGCGCCACCAGGAGGTGCTGGACGATGTGCTGGCGCGCATCAGCCGCGTGCTGCGCCAGGAGCAGACCCATGTGATGATCGCGCAGACCATCGTGGTCTGGCTCAAGCGAGAGCACCCGATCAAGGAAAAAATGCTGCCCACGGACTGGCTCAGCGACAAGGGCGCCAGCGTGATTGCCAGCGCTCTGGACAGCCTGCTGCAGGACGTGGCCCAGAACCCCGGCCACCGTTTGCGCCAGGCGTTCGACAACTCGATACAGCGCCTGATCGACGGGCTGCAGAACGATCCCGTCTACGCCGAGCGTGTGGAAAAGCTGCGCAACTATCTGCTGCATGACGAGAAGCTGGCCGTCTACCTGCGCGAGCTATGGACCGGCTGGCGCGCACGGCTGGAGCGCGATCTGGCCGACGAGAATTCGGCCATGGCGCGCCGCGCCGCCGTGATGGGGCGCTGGCTGGGCCAGGCGCTGGCGCATGACGAGGCACTGCGCAGCTCCATGAACGAGCGCCTCAAGCGCTGGGCGACGACGCTGGCGCCCGATGTCTCGCAGTTCATCGCCCGCCATATTGCCGACACGGTGCAGCGCTGGGATGCCGGGCAGCTGGCCACGCTGATCGAGGCGCATATCGGCAAGGACCTGCAGTACATACGCATCAACGGCACGCTGGTGGGCGGGGCCATCGGCTTGCTGCTGTTTCTGATCTCGCATGCCGCTGCCCTGTGGCGCAGCATGCTGGCCTGGCTGGGCTAA
- a CDS encoding DUF3297 family protein, with amino-acid sequence MTEATRPELPDHLSVDPRSPHHVAAVFEHDIGIRFNGKDRFDVEEYCVSEGWVKVPAGKTLDRKGKPLLIKLKGTVEAYYR; translated from the coding sequence ATGACCGAAGCCACCCGCCCCGAACTGCCCGACCATCTGTCCGTTGACCCTCGCAGCCCCCACCATGTGGCCGCCGTGTTCGAGCACGATATCGGCATCCGCTTCAACGGCAAGGATCGCTTCGACGTCGAGGAATACTGCGTCAGCGAAGGCTGGGTCAAGGTGCCCGCCGGCAAGACCCTGGACCGCAAGGGCAAGCCCCTGCTGATCAAGCTCAAGGGCACGGTCGAAGCGTATTACCGTTGA
- the hmpA gene encoding NO-inducible flavohemoprotein produces MLTERQREIVKATVPLLETGGEALITHFYQTMLGEYPEVRPLFNQAHQQSGAQPRALAHSVLMYAKNIDRLENLGNLPAQIINKHVALQVQAEHYPIVGACLLRAIREVLGAEIATDEVIAAWAAAYQQLADILIAAERSVYEQTAAAEGGWRGARAFKLVQKQVESAEITSFYLEPADGGAVITHQPGQYIGLRVVVDGLEQRRNYSLSAAANGRSYRISVKREAGGKVSSHLHDQLHVGDTLELFPPAGHFTLQAGARPLVLISGGVGITPTLPMLQAALPTGREITFIHCARDRGVHAFREKIDALASRHEQLTRRYCYDQADAGDEVDAQGLLSTDRLAQWLPASRDADVYFLGPRGFMRSVKQSLRELGVPDAQVHYEFFGPAEALA; encoded by the coding sequence ATGCTTACCGAACGTCAACGCGAGATCGTCAAGGCCACCGTGCCGCTGCTGGAAACCGGCGGCGAGGCGCTGATCACGCATTTCTACCAGACCATGCTGGGCGAATACCCCGAGGTGCGCCCGCTGTTCAACCAGGCGCACCAGCAAAGCGGTGCCCAGCCGCGTGCTCTGGCGCACAGCGTGCTGATGTATGCCAAGAACATCGACCGCCTGGAAAACCTGGGCAATCTGCCCGCCCAGATCATCAACAAGCATGTGGCACTGCAGGTGCAGGCCGAGCATTACCCCATCGTGGGGGCCTGTCTGCTGCGCGCCATTCGCGAAGTGCTGGGTGCCGAGATTGCCACGGACGAGGTGATCGCTGCCTGGGCGGCGGCCTATCAACAGCTGGCCGACATCCTGATCGCGGCCGAGCGCAGCGTGTACGAGCAGACGGCGGCGGCCGAAGGCGGCTGGCGCGGTGCGCGCGCCTTCAAGCTGGTGCAAAAGCAGGTCGAATCGGCCGAGATCACCTCGTTCTATCTGGAGCCTGCGGACGGCGGCGCGGTGATCACCCATCAGCCCGGCCAGTACATCGGCTTGCGCGTGGTGGTCGACGGCCTGGAGCAGCGCCGCAACTATTCGCTGTCGGCAGCTGCGAACGGCAGGAGCTATCGCATCAGCGTCAAGCGCGAGGCCGGAGGCAAGGTCTCCAGCCATCTGCACGACCAGTTGCACGTGGGCGATACGCTGGAGCTGTTTCCGCCGGCCGGCCATTTCACCCTGCAGGCCGGCGCCAGGCCTCTGGTGCTGATCAGCGGCGGCGTGGGCATCACGCCCACGCTGCCCATGCTGCAGGCCGCGCTGCCCACGGGTCGCGAGATCACCTTTATCCACTGCGCGCGCGATCGCGGCGTGCATGCCTTCCGCGAGAAGATCGATGCGCTGGCCAGCCGCCACGAGCAGCTCACGCGCCGCTATTGCTACGACCAGGCGGATGCCGGCGACGAGGTCGATGCCCAGGGCCTGCTGAGCACCGACCGACTGGCCCAGTGGTTGCCCGCGTCGCGCGATGCCGATGTCTACTTCCTGGGGCCGCGCGGCTTCATGCGCAGCGTCAAGCAGTCGCTGCGCGAGCTGGGCGTGCCCGACGCCCAGGTGCACTACGAGTTCTTCGGCCCGGCAGAAGCCCTGGCTTGA
- the norR gene encoding nitric oxide reductase transcriptional regulator NorR, producing MTTSHILNAVSPLIADLAQDLPERERLRRLLAALRNLLPADAVALLKLEGEWLRPMAIDGLMPDTLGRRFRLAEHPRFAQLLAAGQAMRFEPDSPLPDPYDGLVAHKGQAISELHVHDCMGCVLQLGGLPWGLLTLDALEPRRFADPAALAMLQAFSNLAAATVATAERVHQLSQLARGAAGSGSPAAPPERGLQGASPVMRQLQKDIALVAASDLCVLITGETGTGKELVAQAVHAQSGRAGKPMISINCAALPDNLVESELFGHVRGAFTGALSERSGKFEQAHQGTLFLDEVGELSLPVQAKLLRVLQSGQLQRLGSDREHHVDVRVIAATNRDLAAEVSAGRMRADFYHRLNVYPLNVPPLRERDSDVLQLAGYFLEENRSRLRLGGLRLDAAAQAALLNRSWPGNVRELEHCISRAVLRALSRHDGSASRAGARLRIVTLGLADLWERTEAPAPGQTAAASDPATPAAAPEAGLRAAVSAYERHLVSASLARHRGSWAAAARELQLDRANLQRLARRLEIDRP from the coding sequence ATGACAACCTCCCATATTCTCAACGCTGTCAGCCCGCTGATCGCCGATCTGGCCCAGGACCTACCCGAGCGCGAACGCCTGCGCCGTCTGCTGGCCGCGCTGCGCAATCTGCTGCCCGCCGATGCCGTCGCCCTGCTGAAGCTGGAAGGCGAATGGCTGCGCCCCATGGCGATCGACGGCCTGATGCCGGACACGCTGGGCCGACGCTTTCGCCTCGCCGAGCATCCGCGCTTTGCCCAGCTGCTGGCGGCCGGCCAGGCCATGCGCTTCGAGCCCGACAGCCCCCTGCCCGACCCCTATGACGGGCTGGTAGCGCACAAGGGCCAGGCCATCAGCGAGCTGCATGTGCATGACTGCATGGGCTGCGTGCTGCAGCTGGGCGGCCTGCCCTGGGGCCTGCTGACGCTGGACGCGCTGGAGCCGCGCCGCTTTGCCGACCCTGCGGCCCTGGCCATGCTGCAGGCCTTCAGCAATCTGGCTGCGGCCACCGTGGCCACGGCCGAGCGCGTGCACCAGCTGTCCCAGCTCGCGCGCGGCGCCGCCGGCTCGGGTAGCCCCGCCGCACCGCCGGAACGCGGACTGCAGGGCGCAAGCCCTGTCATGCGCCAGCTGCAGAAAGACATTGCCCTGGTCGCCGCCAGCGATCTTTGCGTGCTCATCACCGGCGAAACCGGCACCGGCAAGGAGCTGGTGGCCCAGGCCGTGCATGCGCAGTCGGGCCGGGCCGGCAAGCCCATGATCAGCATCAACTGCGCGGCCCTGCCCGACAACCTGGTCGAGAGCGAGCTGTTCGGCCATGTGCGCGGGGCCTTCACGGGAGCGCTGAGCGAGCGCAGCGGCAAGTTCGAGCAGGCGCATCAGGGCACGCTGTTTCTGGACGAGGTCGGCGAACTATCGCTGCCCGTGCAGGCCAAGCTGCTGCGCGTGCTGCAAAGCGGCCAGCTGCAGCGCCTGGGTTCGGACCGGGAGCATCATGTGGATGTACGCGTGATCGCCGCCACCAACCGCGACCTGGCTGCGGAAGTCAGCGCCGGGCGCATGCGCGCGGACTTCTATCACCGCCTCAACGTCTATCCGCTCAATGTGCCGCCGCTGCGCGAGCGCGACAGCGATGTGCTGCAGCTGGCGGGCTATTTCCTCGAGGAGAACCGCTCCAGGCTCAGGCTGGGAGGCCTGCGCCTCGATGCAGCCGCACAGGCAGCCTTGCTCAATCGCAGCTGGCCCGGCAATGTGCGCGAGCTTGAACACTGCATCAGCCGTGCCGTGCTCAGGGCCCTGAGCCGCCATGACGGCAGCGCCAGCCGCGCCGGCGCCCGGCTGCGCATCGTGACGCTGGGGCTTGCCGATCTCTGGGAGCGGACCGAGGCGCCTGCCCCCGGACAGACTGCGGCCGCCAGCGACCCGGCCACACCGGCAGCGGCGCCCGAGGCCGGCCTGCGCGCCGCCGTCAGCGCCTATGAGCGCCATCTGGTCAGCGCCAGCCTGGCCCGCCACCGGGGCAGCTGGGCCGCCGCAGCGCGCGAGCTGCAGCTCGATCGCGCCAATCTCCAGCGCCTGGCCAGGCGGCTGGAGATAGACAGGCCTTGA
- a CDS encoding FKBP-type peptidyl-prolyl cis-trans isomerase — translation MKNAITVIGLVWAMGAGAAVHAAPVTTASGLVYESQVEGTGPSPKATDTVKVHYRGYFPDTGKEFDSSYARKQPIEFPLNGVIPCWTEGVQKMKVGGKAKFTCPPAIAYGTRGAGRAVPPNATLNFDVELLGIQGR, via the coding sequence ATGAAAAACGCAATCACCGTGATCGGGCTTGTATGGGCCATGGGTGCTGGCGCAGCGGTTCATGCTGCGCCGGTCACCACTGCCAGCGGGCTGGTCTATGAAAGCCAGGTCGAAGGCACGGGCCCCAGCCCCAAGGCGACGGACACCGTCAAGGTGCACTACCGCGGCTACTTCCCCGATACCGGCAAGGAGTTCGACAGCTCCTATGCCCGCAAGCAGCCCATCGAGTTCCCGCTCAATGGCGTGATCCCCTGCTGGACCGAGGGCGTGCAGAAGATGAAGGTCGGCGGCAAGGCCAAGTTCACCTGCCCGCCAGCCATTGCCTACGGCACACGCGGCGCGGGTCGAGCCGTGCCGCCCAATGCCACGCTGAACTTCGACGTGGAGCTGCTGGGCATCCAGGGCCGCTGA
- a CDS encoding aminotransferase class V-fold PLP-dependent enzyme, translated as MPGLLPDVDPDGLLEFSVVYTDRALNHMSKKFVGVMQDILGMLKDVYHANTAVLIPGSGTFGMEAVARQFANRERVLIVRNGWFSYRWTQIFDADAGLGGGSVVCKARKQGEGSQDPWAPCPAEDVAETIRVERPKVVFAPHVETASGIMLPDEYLRTVADAAHEVGALFVLDCVASGAMWVDMEKTGVDVLISAPQKGWSSSPCCAMVMLSARAREAIEHTQSSSFSCDLKKWMQIAEGYEKGQHAYHTTMPTDALLRLRDVMLETREYGFAKVREEQMELGRKVRELLQSRGFPSVAAEGYKAPGVVVSYTTDAEIQSGRAFLKVGLQTASGVPLQCDEGPDFKTFRIGLFGLDKWHDSDRSVAHLSKALDDIGIALI; from the coding sequence ATGCCCGGACTTTTGCCCGACGTCGATCCCGATGGCCTGCTTGAATTCTCGGTGGTCTACACCGACCGAGCGCTCAACCACATGTCCAAGAAGTTCGTGGGTGTGATGCAGGACATCCTGGGCATGCTCAAGGATGTCTATCACGCCAACACGGCCGTGCTGATTCCTGGCAGCGGCACTTTCGGCATGGAAGCCGTGGCGCGCCAGTTCGCCAACCGCGAGCGGGTGCTGATCGTGCGCAACGGCTGGTTCAGCTACCGCTGGACGCAGATCTTCGATGCCGATGCAGGCCTGGGCGGCGGCTCCGTGGTCTGCAAGGCGCGCAAGCAGGGCGAGGGCAGCCAGGATCCCTGGGCGCCATGCCCGGCGGAGGATGTGGCCGAGACCATTCGCGTGGAGCGCCCCAAGGTGGTGTTTGCCCCGCATGTGGAAACGGCCAGCGGCATCATGCTGCCCGACGAATACCTGCGCACCGTCGCCGATGCCGCGCACGAGGTCGGCGCGCTGTTCGTGCTGGATTGCGTCGCCTCGGGCGCCATGTGGGTCGATATGGAGAAAACCGGCGTGGACGTGCTGATCTCGGCGCCGCAAAAGGGCTGGAGCAGCTCGCCTTGCTGCGCCATGGTCATGCTCTCGGCGCGTGCCCGCGAGGCCATAGAGCACACGCAAAGCTCCAGCTTCTCCTGCGATCTGAAGAAGTGGATGCAGATTGCCGAGGGTTACGAAAAAGGCCAGCATGCCTATCACACCACCATGCCCACGGATGCGCTGCTGCGCCTGCGTGACGTGATGCTGGAGACGCGCGAGTACGGCTTTGCCAAGGTGCGCGAAGAACAGATGGAGCTGGGGCGCAAGGTGCGCGAGCTGCTGCAGTCGCGCGGCTTTCCCAGCGTGGCGGCCGAGGGCTACAAGGCTCCCGGCGTGGTTGTCAGCTACACCACGGATGCGGAAATCCAGAGCGGGCGCGCCTTTCTCAAGGTCGGCCTGCAGACCGCCTCGGGCGTGCCGCTGCAATGCGATGAAGGCCCGGACTTCAAGACCTTCCGCATCGGCCTGTTCGGCCTGGACAAATGGCATGACTCGGATCGCTCCGTGGCGCATCTGTCCAAGGCGCTGGACGATATCGGCATTGCCCTGATCTGA